In Dermacentor variabilis isolate Ectoservices chromosome 10, ASM5094787v1, whole genome shotgun sequence, the genomic window ACCATGGCGTGCGGCTCGTGCTCCAACGAGAACGCGTACAAAGCCGTGTTCATCAGCCACGTCGCCAGGCAACGCGACGGAAAGCCGCCGACGGCCGAAGAGCTGCGCTCTTGCAAGTATAACGTGCCGCCCGGCAGTCCCCGCCTGTCGCTCCTTTCCTTCGACGGCGCGTTCCATGGGCGCACTTTTGGCGCGCTCAGCACCACTCACTCCAAGGCCATCCACAAGCTGGACGTGCCGTCATTCGACTGGCCTATCGCGCACTTCCCGGAGTACAAGTACCCGCTCGAAGAGTTCGAGTCCGAGAACAAGAAAGAGGACGAGAAGAGCCTGGCGCACGTCGAAGAGCTCTTCCACGAGTACCGCAAGAAGGGCGTCCCCGTGGCGGGACTGGTGGTGGAACCGATCCAGGCCGAGGGAGGCGACCGACACGCGTCCGACGATTTCTTTCGAAGGCTCCGAGCCCTCGCCGCCAAGAACAATGTCTTATTCATCTGCGACGAAGTGCAGACGGGCTGCGGGCCCACCGGAAAGTTCTGGGCCCACCAGCACTGGGGCCTTGAGGACTCTCCGGACGTAGTGACCTTCAGCAAGAAAATGTTGACTGGCGGATACTTTTACAAGCCGCACGTCCGTCCCAAGGAGTCGTACCGCATCTTCAATACTTGGGTGGGAGACCCAACCAAACTTCTGCTCATCGAAGAGGTGCTCAAAGTCGTCAACACTGAAAAACTCCTCGAGAATGTTAGGGACACAGGCGAGTACATGCAGAAGGGCCTCAAGGACATCAGCAAGCGACACCCTAACACATTCTTCAATGTCAGGGGACGGGGAACCTTTTGCGCTGCCGACTTGCCCTCGGAAAAGGATCGAAACAAGTTTATTACGGAAATGCACCACAAGGGAATTCACTGCGGAGGCTGTGGAGAACATAGCTTCCGCATCAGGCCTGCGCTTACTTTCCAGAGGAAGCATGCGGACATACTGCTAGATCGTATTGAGAAAGTGCTTTCTGAGAAGTTCTGAACTTCTGCTGCCACAGTTGCTACTTGGATTCCAAGAAATGTGTGATAACACACAAGCTGTCCTATTTAACTGACCCCATAGCGCAAGTATATATTAACGAAAAGATAGTACTGCTAGTTTCTGCTGCATGATTATCGCTCTACTGGTGGACATTGGTTAACTCGCAGGGTTCCCAAACATTGAGATAAACACCAATTAATATTGTGTGCAGTTGAATTTTCACAAATGAGTCTAAAATACCTCACAAAATGATCTCCTTAATGAAACACACACTGTGCTTCCATTTTTAGTGGCTTGTTGAGATTTTATGTGTATAGCACCGCTGTTGCAAGCTGCTAACCAAAAGTGTACACAGATGGCCAATTTTTCAATGCACAAGTGTCTTTCTTTTGTTGCTAATTATAGT contains:
- the Gabat gene encoding 4-aminobutyrate aminotransferase; protein product: MLRGARAAASCSPLRACTARVVGTRNLCATAAAVEPAEPRVVSSTFPGPKSDALKRELNAIQNAGAVQLFVDYAKSAGNYMVDVDGNAFLDVYTQIASLPLGYNHPAMVAAVSDPRNVATFVNRPAMGVLPPADLVSRLQNALLSVAPRDLSEVQTMACGSCSNENAYKAVFISHVARQRDGKPPTAEELRSCKYNVPPGSPRLSLLSFDGAFHGRTFGALSTTHSKAIHKLDVPSFDWPIAHFPEYKYPLEEFESENKKEDEKSLAHVEELFHEYRKKGVPVAGLVVEPIQAEGGDRHASDDFFRRLRALAAKNNVLFICDEVQTGCGPTGKFWAHQHWGLEDSPDVVTFSKKMLTGGYFYKPHVRPKESYRIFNTWVGDPTKLLLIEEVLKVVNTEKLLENVRDTGEYMQKGLKDISKRHPNTFFNVRGRGTFCAADLPSEKDRNKFITEMHHKGIHCGGCGEHSFRIRPALTFQRKHADILLDRIEKVLSEKF